Proteins encoded together in one Chthonomonadales bacterium window:
- a CDS encoding phage tail sheath family protein has product MPGTYTYPGVYVEEMPGGVRSIVGVSTSDTAFVDFFPRGPMNVATRVTSFGELTRLFGGLDPRSEASYALLQYYLNGGQIAWIVRVAGGTPAAARVALRSDYTGEDTLLVRAASEGLWGESLEVGVDYRTRDPLAFPDEFNLVVREVVSAGGRRQVASSEVHRNLSMRTDSPRWAAAVVNEESALVRLANLGAGGVPNATGADVTDPSVIADTRDTNTAFVAVRDSANPASDGAVPDSAALRGEQAQRTGIYALDSIDPYVFNVLCLPAAATLASGMAAVYNEAASFCERKRAILIVDIPENVNTVPEVDTWAPDNAIASSRNAAVYFPRLLVSDPLNNDRPRNVGPSGTIAGVYARTDSTRGVWKAPAGTDASLRGASLAVRLNDQDNGALNPLGVNVLRNFAIFGNVCWGARTMEGADQQASEWKYVPVRRTALYIEESLARGLKWVVFEPNDEPLWSQIRLNVGAFMQDLFRQGAFQGKSPREAYFVKCDSETTTQSDINRGVVNIVVGFAPLKPAEFVVIQIQQMAGQAAA; this is encoded by the coding sequence ATGCCAGGCACCTACACCTATCCGGGCGTCTATGTGGAGGAGATGCCCGGAGGAGTGCGCAGCATCGTGGGGGTGAGCACGTCGGACACGGCGTTCGTGGACTTCTTCCCCCGTGGACCAATGAACGTGGCGACGCGCGTCACGAGCTTCGGTGAGCTCACACGCCTTTTCGGTGGGCTTGACCCCCGCAGCGAGGCCAGCTACGCTCTCTTGCAGTACTACCTGAACGGCGGGCAGATCGCCTGGATCGTCCGTGTGGCGGGAGGGACGCCCGCCGCCGCCCGGGTGGCGCTGCGCAGCGACTACACCGGCGAGGACACGCTGCTCGTGCGGGCGGCCAGCGAGGGGCTCTGGGGCGAGAGCCTGGAGGTCGGCGTCGATTACCGCACTCGTGACCCGCTGGCGTTTCCGGACGAGTTCAACCTGGTTGTCCGGGAGGTCGTCTCCGCCGGTGGACGCCGGCAGGTGGCCAGCTCGGAGGTCCACCGTAACCTGAGCATGCGCACGGACAGCCCGCGCTGGGCCGCCGCGGTCGTCAACGAGGAGTCGGCGCTCGTACGCCTCGCCAACCTGGGCGCTGGCGGTGTGCCCAACGCCACCGGGGCCGACGTGACGGATCCCTCCGTCATCGCGGACACGCGCGACACCAACACTGCCTTCGTTGCGGTGCGCGACAGCGCGAACCCCGCCAGCGACGGCGCCGTGCCGGACAGCGCGGCCCTGCGCGGCGAGCAGGCCCAGCGCACGGGCATCTACGCGCTCGACAGCATCGATCCCTACGTCTTCAACGTGCTCTGCCTGCCGGCGGCCGCCACCCTCGCCAGCGGCATGGCCGCCGTCTACAACGAGGCGGCCTCTTTCTGCGAGCGCAAGCGCGCCATCCTCATCGTCGACATCCCCGAGAACGTGAACACGGTTCCCGAGGTGGACACCTGGGCGCCCGACAACGCGATCGCGTCCAGCCGCAACGCCGCCGTCTACTTTCCGCGGCTGCTCGTCTCCGACCCGCTCAACAACGACCGGCCGCGCAATGTGGGGCCGAGCGGCACGATCGCGGGGGTCTATGCCCGCACCGACTCGACGCGGGGCGTCTGGAAGGCGCCCGCCGGCACCGACGCGAGCCTGCGCGGGGCCAGCCTGGCCGTGCGACTCAACGACCAGGACAACGGCGCGCTCAACCCTCTGGGCGTCAACGTGCTGCGCAACTTCGCCATCTTCGGCAACGTCTGCTGGGGCGCTCGCACCATGGAAGGCGCCGATCAGCAGGCGAGCGAGTGGAAGTACGTGCCGGTGCGCCGAACCGCTCTCTACATCGAGGAGAGCCTGGCGCGCGGCCTGAAGTGGGTGGTGTTCGAACCCAACGACGAGCCGCTCTGGTCCCAGATCCGCCTCAACGTCGGCGCCTTCATGCAGGATCTGTTCCGCCAGGGCGCCTTCCAGGGCAAGTCCCCGCGCGAGGCCTACTTCGTCAAGTGCGACTCCGAGACCACCACGCAGAGCGACATCAACCGCGGCGTGGTCAACATCGTCGTCGGGTTCGCGCCGCTCAAGCCCGCCGAGTTCGTCGTGATCCAGATCCAGCAGATGGCCGGCCAGGCGGCCGCCTGA